From the genome of Streptacidiphilus sp. PB12-B1b:
CCGAAGGCCGGGTTGATTCCGGTGTTGTTGACCAGCATGTCCAGCCGGCCGAAGGCCGCCATCGTCCGGGCCACCGCGTCCTGCTGGTGGGCCGGGTCGTCGGCCTTCCCGGCGACGGCGATCACCGTGTCCGGGTCGCCCAGCTCGCGGGCGGCGGCCTCCAGCGGCTCGGCGTTGCGCGCGGTCAGGCACACCTTGGCGCCCCGGGCGACCAGCTCCCGGGCGATGCCCAGGCCGATTCCGCGGCTGCTCCCGGTGACCAGGGCGACGCGGTCCTTGAACGATTCCACTGCAGGACCCTCCGGTGGGGTGTCTTCTTGCACGTCACAGGCTCCGCCCAGCGCGGCATGGCGACCATATGGGCAGGTGGGGGCCGCGTCAACACCTGGACAGCGACTTACCGACTGCTTAGTATGTCGCTGCCGGGAAGCCGCCGAGGAAGGGACGCGACCATGGCCATCGCCGTCCCGCCCGACCTGTGGCTCGACGTCCGGCCGGAGGCGGCCCGCCGGCTGATGCTGGCCGGGCTGCAGTGCTTCGCCGAGCGCGGCTACCACGCGACCACCACCCGGGACATCGCCACCGCCGCCGGGATGAGCTCGGCCGCGCTGTACGTCTACTTCCCCTCCAAGCTCGACCTGCTGTTCGCCATCAGCCGCAGCGGCCAGCAGCTCTCCCGCGCCATGGTCGAGGGCGTGCTCGCCCGCGGCGGCGACCCGGCCGAGCGGATGCGCCGCCTGGTCGAGGAGTTCACCTCCTGGCACGCGCTGCACCACACCGTGGCCCGGGTGGTCGAGTACGAGGAGCACGCGCTGCCGGACAAGGAGCGCCGGGTGATGCGCGGCATGCGGCGGCAGACCGAGCAGATCGTCCAGGACCTGGTGGCCGAGGGCGTCGAGGCGGGGGTGTTCCACGTCCCCAACACCAAGGCGGCGGCGCGCGCCGTGCTCTCACTCGGCGTCGACGTCGTGCGCTGGTACGACGAGCGCATGCGCACCTCGCCCAGGACCCTCGGGCGCCAGTACGCGGACCTGGTGCTGCGGATGCTCAGCGCCGAGGATCCGGCCAGCACCCCATCCCCGCAGAGACAGGAAGCAGCGACATGACCAGCAGGACCTTCGCCTCCCCGGCCGAACTGGCCGCCTCCGTCGGCACGCTGATCGGCACCGGCGACTGGGTCGGCGTCGACCAGAAGCGGATCGACCTGTTCGCCGAGGCCACCGGCGACCACCAGTGGATCCACGTAGACCCCGAGCGGGCCGCCGAGGGGCCCTTCGGCGGCACCATCGCCCACGGCTACCTGACGCTCTCGCTGATCCCGGTCCTGGTCCAGGACGTGTACCGGACCGAGGGCGTGCGCATGGGCGTCAACTACGGCCTGAACAAGGTGCGCTTCCCCGCCCCGGTCAGGTCCGGCTCGCGGGTCCGCGCCTCGGTGACCGTACTGTCGGCCGAGGAGGTGACCGGCGGCTACCAGATCACCACGCAGATCACGGTGGAGATCGAGGGCGGCGCCAAGCCCGCCTGCGTCGCCGAGACCGTCGTCCGGCTCTACACCTGAGCCGAGCCGACGCCGCCTGAGCGGCCCGACGGACGGCCCTGGCCCGCGTCGGCCGGTCAGGGCCCGGCCGGGGGTACCGGCAGCACCTCCTGCAGCAGGCCGTGGACGAAGCGGGCGCGGCGCACGCGCACCCCGCCCGAGCCGTCCGGGGCGGTGAACTCGCTGGCCCAGCGGCTCGGCGCGTCCTGCGGCAGGTGCCGCACCCCCGGGTACAGCAGCTGCAGATCGCCCACCACGTACGCCCACGGCTCCGGCTCGCCGCCCCCGGCCGGCGGCGGCGGTGCCGTCCCCGCCGCCCGGACCAGCCACTCCTGCCAGACCCCGCCGCCGGGCCCCTCCACCGCCTCGAACCGCAGCCCGGGCCAGAGCGGCAGCCGCCACTGGTGCAGCCGGCAGGTGAGGTCCCCGGTGCGCTGCTCGCGCACCGACTCCTGCGGGCCCAGCACCGCCACCAGCCGGGCCACCCCGCGCGGCGCCGTCCGGGAGCGGACGAAGCGCTGCCAGTCGGCGTTGACCTGGCGCATCCCGGTCGCCGAGAAGCCCAGCCCGGCCCGGGCGCGGTCCACCAGGGCCGGTTGGAAGTCGGCCATCCGCCGCAGCAGCACCAGTTCGAACTCCACCACACCGAACGCCTGGGTCACCCGGCCAGGATCTCACGCCTACCCGCCCGGCCGGGTCGTCAAAGCCGCGTCAGGGCAGGCGGGCCGGGCGTAGCCAGTGCGTCAACGGACGTGGTCACCGGCGCGGGCGGGGGATTCCATCGTGGGGGAGCGGGCGTGGTGATCCGCTCCCGGGGCTCCCAGGAAGGAACCAACTGCCATGAGCCACAGTGTGCGTGTCGTCGCCGGAGGCGACGCAACCCCCGGCGGCACCGCGGTCCTGCGCCGCCCCGTCCAGCTTGCCCCGGTGTCCGCGGCCCCCTGCCCGCCGCCGGAGCCCGCCGAGGCCGAGCCGGACGACGGCCGGCTCACCGGCTTCGCCGCGCACTGCCGTGCGGGCGTCGGCTACCTGGACTGAGCGCCCGGCGGGCCCCCGGCCGCAGCCCGGCGATGTTGAGTACCCGTACTCAGGTGCCGGGCGCGCGGGCGGGCCACCATATGCGCATGCTCACCGCCATCGCCACCCGCGTCGTCCCGGTCCTCGGCCGACTGGACGTCACCGCCGACGAGACCGCCGGCCTGGTCCCCGGCACCATCGTCGCCGCCAACCACAGCTCGCTGATCGACCCCGGGCTGGTGCTGGCCGCGCTCGCCCGGCGCGATGTCGACCGGCCGGTGGTGCTGGCCGCCGCCGGGCTCTGGCGGATACCGGTGCTCGGCGGGAGGCTCCGGGCCGAGGGGCACATCGCGGTACGCCGCGGCCACCGGCAGGCCGCCGAATCGCTGGACCGGGCCGCCGAGGCGCTGGCGCTCGGCCGGATCGTGGTGCTCTACCCCGAAGGGCGGCTCCCCGGACGCCGGGACTCGGCCGACCGCGAGCCGGAGTACTTCCGCACCGGCGTCGCCCGGCTGGCCCTGGCCACCGGCGCGCCGGTGGTGCCGCTGGGGCAGGCCGGCGCCCGCCGGATCACCTCCGGCAGCCGGACCAAGCAGCTGGCGGGCCTGTGCACCGCGCCGCTGCGCCGCCCCCGGATGCACGTCCACTTCGGCGCGCCGGTCCGGCTGAGCGGCTCCCTGGCCGAGGCCACCGCCCAGGCGCACACGGCGGTCACCGCCGCCTGGCGCACCGCCGCCTCCCTCGCGCACGGGAACGCCCGGTAGGCGGTCACTCCCGGTTGAGGGCCTGGGCCGGGAGCAGCCCCAGATCGCCTAGGCCGCGCAGCACCAGCTCCACCCCGACCGCCGCCAGCAGCAGCCCCAGCAGCCGGGAGAGCACCTCCAGGGTCGCCGAGTGCAGGTACTTCATCACCTTGACCAGCAACAGCACGCAGATGCAGTCCAGGGCCACCACCGCCAGGTAGGCCCCGGCCACCGTGCTGCGCC
Proteins encoded in this window:
- a CDS encoding lysophospholipid acyltransferase family protein, which codes for MLTAIATRVVPVLGRLDVTADETAGLVPGTIVAANHSSLIDPGLVLAALARRDVDRPVVLAAAGLWRIPVLGGRLRAEGHIAVRRGHRQAAESLDRAAEALALGRIVVLYPEGRLPGRRDSADREPEYFRTGVARLALATGAPVVPLGQAGARRITSGSRTKQLAGLCTAPLRRPRMHVHFGAPVRLSGSLAEATAQAHTAVTAAWRTAASLAHGNAR
- a CDS encoding TetR/AcrR family transcriptional regulator — encoded protein: MAIAVPPDLWLDVRPEAARRLMLAGLQCFAERGYHATTTRDIATAAGMSSAALYVYFPSKLDLLFAISRSGQQLSRAMVEGVLARGGDPAERMRRLVEEFTSWHALHHTVARVVEYEEHALPDKERRVMRGMRRQTEQIVQDLVAEGVEAGVFHVPNTKAAARAVLSLGVDVVRWYDERMRTSPRTLGRQYADLVLRMLSAEDPASTPSPQRQEAAT
- a CDS encoding MaoC family dehydratase, which translates into the protein MTSRTFASPAELAASVGTLIGTGDWVGVDQKRIDLFAEATGDHQWIHVDPERAAEGPFGGTIAHGYLTLSLIPVLVQDVYRTEGVRMGVNYGLNKVRFPAPVRSGSRVRASVTVLSAEEVTGGYQITTQITVEIEGGAKPACVAETVVRLYT